One segment of Metallosphaera cuprina Ar-4 DNA contains the following:
- a CDS encoding M50 family metallopeptidase translates to MSWIGKWEWRFNNLNETESFLLAIFSIAVKGISIYAISRLFGIGILAALIAATIAVLPHELAHRQTARRYGCYSRFTLSFTGFLFTTVINLLPFFGLVFFSGYTLISCRFFASDKRIEGITAAAGPLTNILISAVFYFLVIINLPIINHSIIEIFFLIISGFNAVVAFFNLLPFWILDGLKVLRWNAVVWVFLIASSVILMFLTGEI, encoded by the coding sequence TTGTCATGGATAGGAAAATGGGAATGGCGATTTAACAATCTAAACGAAACTGAATCGTTTCTGCTAGCAATTTTCTCTATAGCTGTAAAAGGTATATCCATTTATGCCATATCTAGACTATTTGGAATAGGTATATTAGCTGCCTTAATCGCAGCTACAATAGCTGTACTACCTCATGAGCTGGCTCACAGGCAGACAGCAAGGAGATACGGTTGCTACTCAAGGTTCACGTTAAGCTTTACCGGTTTCCTTTTTACTACAGTAATAAACCTGTTACCTTTCTTTGGGCTAGTGTTTTTCTCTGGATACACTCTTATATCTTGCAGGTTCTTCGCTTCGGACAAAAGGATAGAAGGTATAACTGCAGCTGCAGGACCATTAACAAATATCTTAATATCAGCTGTTTTTTATTTCCTTGTTATTATTAACCTGCCTATTATTAATCACAGTATTATAGAGATTTTCTTTCTAATAATATCTGGATTTAACGCTGTAGTGGCCTTCTTTAACCTCCTTCCATTTTGGATCCTTGACGGTCTAAAGGTGTTAAGATGGAACGCAGTAGTTTGGGTCTTTCTAATAGCTTCATCCGTTATCTTGATGTTCTTAACAGGGGAGATTTAA
- a CDS encoding MMPL family transporter, producing MFQLNVTYGLPLGKHVSANSTLIETFRVYYFIALENYSQINASRIAGYLTFKDPYLIFFGFNNYTNETLAKHFLEKFDNYSYLIFLLTGKHIPDQTFGSSYSFFMRSEQNASSFPVSLSNFHRNDSWLFIVQVPSNESLNNVNEFIDNIKAEVTGHLPIYARSELYTESNLKVIDLVTFTLVGILLILLLRSLVPILLLLGSAILGIEIAYSVLIVLHLFGYKIYYISGLVIPPIIFGITIDYSLLFIYRYFEEIRKGRQNPLNEAFRTAGKAAIFSGLSITLAFLSFLISPSPILKNIGIALVAGSLSSLFPSISFTYTSLRSIGINVLSFPQKHVPNPSDGRSKYLRFMINHSIKRKYYVLLTIFVVSIFSLWVFSTHNSNVDVNEIVPSTSEVVVGLNDLNNYFNYSLDYVIVPGSLNQTHNMVYMIAKKAISMGALVYSPVSLGKIVLDNSSAILNQFYSNGFSLMEIYIPYPVFSNGAINFTNWLISQGLLVGGSNAQRIDIVTNTVQTYYSFTLPLTIIFILIYLGFLLKSIAVPVRLTLSLLFSSLVGVAVMYSVFGTVYWLSPLIVFALLFSLGIDYDMFIVLRIREEEGSEDEKIRNGVEKTGLVVTAAGLILSGAFFSLMAADMQFLREIGFAVGFTILFDTFIVRPFVVPAVMSILGKYNWWPGVRSNRSKT from the coding sequence ATGTTTCAATTAAACGTTACTTACGGACTTCCGTTAGGGAAACATGTTAGCGCTAATTCCACCTTAATTGAAACGTTTAGAGTGTATTATTTTATCGCCTTGGAAAATTACTCCCAGATAAACGCCTCGAGGATTGCCGGTTACCTCACCTTTAAGGATCCCTATTTGATCTTCTTTGGTTTCAATAACTACACTAACGAAACCCTCGCCAAGCACTTTCTAGAAAAATTTGATAACTATTCTTATCTGATTTTTCTACTCACTGGAAAGCATATACCAGATCAAACCTTTGGGAGCTCTTATTCATTTTTTATGAGATCAGAGCAAAACGCATCTAGTTTTCCTGTATCTCTATCTAACTTCCATAGGAATGACTCTTGGCTTTTTATAGTCCAGGTTCCCTCGAATGAAAGTCTGAATAACGTAAACGAATTTATTGATAACATCAAAGCTGAGGTAACCGGACATCTTCCTATCTACGCTAGGTCCGAACTGTACACTGAAAGCAACTTGAAGGTTATAGACCTAGTTACGTTCACGTTAGTAGGAATTCTTTTAATTCTACTATTAAGATCACTTGTGCCTATATTGCTCCTTTTAGGCAGTGCAATACTAGGTATAGAAATCGCTTACTCGGTTCTCATTGTATTACATCTATTTGGATACAAAATCTATTACATATCTGGTCTAGTTATCCCTCCAATAATATTCGGTATAACAATTGACTATTCCCTTCTCTTCATTTACAGATATTTTGAAGAAATCAGAAAAGGAAGACAAAACCCGCTCAATGAGGCGTTTAGAACGGCAGGGAAAGCTGCGATATTCAGCGGACTTTCGATCACACTAGCGTTTTTATCGTTCCTGATATCTCCATCTCCAATACTGAAAAACATTGGAATAGCGCTGGTCGCAGGCTCTTTATCCTCTCTTTTCCCGTCAATAAGTTTCACCTACACTTCCTTGAGGTCCATAGGGATCAATGTTCTTTCTTTCCCACAAAAACATGTACCCAATCCTTCAGACGGGAGGAGCAAGTACCTTAGGTTTATGATAAATCATTCTATAAAGAGAAAATATTACGTATTATTAACGATTTTTGTTGTCTCTATATTTTCTTTATGGGTGTTTTCCACTCATAATAGTAACGTTGATGTGAACGAAATAGTACCTTCCACTTCTGAGGTTGTTGTGGGATTAAACGATTTAAATAACTACTTCAATTATAGTCTTGATTATGTTATAGTTCCAGGGAGTCTAAATCAGACACATAACATGGTTTACATGATAGCCAAGAAGGCTATATCTATGGGAGCTCTAGTTTACAGTCCTGTTTCGTTAGGCAAGATAGTGTTAGACAACTCAAGCGCAATCCTTAACCAGTTTTATTCTAATGGGTTTTCCCTTATGGAAATCTACATCCCTTATCCGGTCTTTAGTAACGGAGCGATAAACTTCACGAACTGGCTTATTTCACAAGGCTTGTTAGTTGGCGGTAGTAACGCGCAGAGGATAGACATAGTTACCAACACGGTGCAAACATATTATTCGTTTACTTTACCTTTAACAATTATATTTATTCTAATTTATTTAGGATTTTTACTAAAATCAATAGCGGTCCCTGTAAGACTTACCTTATCTTTACTTTTTAGCTCCTTGGTCGGAGTAGCCGTTATGTATTCAGTGTTCGGTACTGTGTACTGGCTTTCTCCATTAATAGTGTTTGCGTTATTGTTTAGCCTTGGAATAGACTATGACATGTTCATAGTTCTTAGGATAAGAGAAGAAGAAGGTTCTGAGGACGAAAAAATCAGGAACGGTGTAGAAAAAACGGGGCTGGTTGTTACTGCAGCCGGTCTGATATTGTCCGGAGCGTTCTTCTCGTTGATGGCAGCAGATATGCAATTTCTGAGAGAGATAGGATTTGCTGTAGGATTCACAATATTATTTGATACTTTCATTGTTAGACCCTTCGTAGTACCTGCAGTGATGTCGATACTAGGGAAATACAATTGGTGGCCAGGCGTTAGGTCAAATCGGAGCAAAACTTAG
- a CDS encoding thiamine-phosphate synthase family protein, translated as MLDTPLSLITDILLPNVRGLVAKRLRAQGMSQNKIAVLVGVTQPAIKQYLDAREEDFRQKLYEAYLKDEEIEAIISNLVNLVSNGEKEEASLYFTTLGLMFLSELRLCSLHRKINTSIPPDCRICTGLYKEEEERELQLALSLLKNREVSNLIPEVLSNIAYSKRDAKEIADVLAIPGRIAVIGGLPTPASKPTWGGSRHLATILLEVRKTCSKWRSVMNIKLDYCIEKALKQANLISKVVGPSDKRDDVSIAKIVAAVMNDCPDVILHLGGNGLEPNAYVFGENPLQVSSRVVEIAKFCSDLT; from the coding sequence GTGTTAGATACACCGCTCTCACTAATAACCGACATATTGCTACCTAACGTTAGGGGTTTGGTAGCTAAAAGGCTTAGAGCTCAAGGTATGAGTCAAAATAAGATAGCTGTTTTAGTTGGTGTAACCCAGCCAGCAATAAAGCAGTATCTAGATGCGAGAGAAGAAGATTTCAGACAGAAACTCTACGAAGCCTATCTAAAGGATGAAGAGATAGAGGCCATAATTTCAAATTTGGTGAACTTGGTTTCAAATGGGGAAAAAGAGGAAGCCTCGCTCTACTTTACAACTTTAGGTTTGATGTTTTTGAGCGAATTAAGATTATGTAGTCTTCACAGGAAAATTAATACGTCTATACCTCCAGATTGCAGGATTTGTACTGGCCTATATAAAGAGGAAGAGGAGAGGGAATTACAACTTGCTCTCTCCTTGCTTAAAAACAGGGAAGTGTCTAACTTAATACCTGAGGTTTTGAGTAATATAGCGTACAGCAAACGGGATGCAAAAGAGATAGCGGATGTGCTAGCCATTCCTGGGAGAATAGCAGTAATAGGCGGTTTGCCAACTCCAGCGTCTAAACCAACATGGGGAGGAAGCAGGCACTTGGCTACGATTTTGCTAGAGGTAAGGAAAACGTGCAGCAAGTGGCGTTCAGTTATGAATATAAAGTTAGATTATTGTATTGAAAAGGCCTTAAAGCAGGCTAACTTAATCTCGAAAGTTGTCGGTCCTTCAGATAAGAGGGACGATGTATCTATTGCAAAAATAGTAGCTGCAGTAATGAACGACTGCCCCGACGTGATATTACATCTGGGAGGGAATGGTCTGGAACCCAACGCTTACGTTTTTGGTGAGAATCCTTTACAGGTGTCTAGCAGGGTAGTTGAAATAGCTAAGTTTTGCTCCGATTTGACCTAA
- a CDS encoding DNA double-strand break repair nuclease NurA, translating into MSVISESGVSNTIVRLTSESNYVFDLELAAIDGSLHDFYTEEGQKSYVVTSTVFFKLERGKMIYKGSEVKEFIFDGKGENHMRKAEYDEANSLQTLILMDRKLSMDLSFNMNLPRNVIAITKDFDERERRKLDIGNAPWIILDNEYPRTGYIRLTDKGWVFRIETTLSYKAEYILNLLYVMSREPIPEALGYNYPLFLADKLAKLYRDRAKRALDFIAQKELTRYRTFRSLVENRRRSWSLSQ; encoded by the coding sequence ATGTCGGTTATTAGTGAGAGCGGTGTATCTAACACGATTGTAAGATTAACTTCGGAGAGTAATTACGTTTTTGACCTAGAGCTAGCCGCTATAGATGGGAGCCTTCACGATTTCTATACGGAGGAGGGCCAAAAGTCTTACGTTGTTACATCTACGGTCTTTTTTAAACTAGAGAGGGGAAAGATGATTTATAAGGGTTCAGAGGTAAAGGAGTTCATATTTGATGGAAAAGGAGAAAATCACATGCGGAAGGCCGAATACGATGAAGCCAACTCGCTTCAGACGTTGATTCTTATGGACAGGAAACTTTCTATGGATCTATCCTTTAACATGAACCTACCTAGAAACGTAATAGCTATAACGAAGGACTTTGACGAGAGGGAGAGAAGGAAACTTGATATAGGCAACGCTCCCTGGATAATCTTAGATAACGAGTATCCAAGAACGGGATACATAAGGTTAACTGACAAGGGATGGGTATTTAGGATCGAAACTACCTTAAGTTACAAGGCAGAGTATATATTAAACCTTCTATATGTGATGTCAAGAGAACCTATACCCGAGGCGTTGGGTTACAATTATCCTCTTTTCTTGGCTGACAAATTAGCGAAGTTATACAGAGATAGAGCAAAGAGAGCTCTAGATTTCATCGCGCAAAAAGAGTTAACAAGGTACAGAACGTTTAGAAGTTTAGTAGAAAATAGGAGGAGATCATGGAGTTTGAGTCAGTAA
- a CDS encoding ATP-binding protein — protein sequence MEFESVTGRLREVRVISRPTADGRSSVTFRNFVIEMPFSKTVNLNIGALLAVETIKEGNYLILEVADYVPVHYGMINLDGTIPKEIRDQVMEEVSKSWHDGTSPETWIDVFAYPIGYLLTPSGFKKGYLPPLPGSTVRIMSKESFREFVCAKNGVDIGNVIGQDVHLTIDLSKALIYHIGVFAFTGSGKSNLTSVLVRRILNNTNAKVVIFDISMEYSVLLMDQLLKHKSEILTTERYSNNALDFSRKFIRTHVIPEELEGEIDRIKKSAEELFITGKVKTLYIPPAEQTNLTYGTLLELLKGQINDKYTAFAQKPLFSVMLKKLDILMRENKISKDSSIDDSLIPLLDEIEEEGKKAGLKDSSSIFSFISSLRSYLNLEEIEGDEYDIEKLAIDILDKEESSPRLFIFELHNLEEAREVVASLLEEVMSRRKRWFSSSPILFVLDEAQEFIPFDTRQRDKSELSSAAVEKLLRHGRKYHLHALISTQRLAYLNTNVLQQLHTYFISVLPRPYDRQLISETFGINDTLLERTLDLEVGQWLLVSFKASLPHDVPVFFSAPNNLNEVKEAFEKSGQGDTFGSK from the coding sequence ATGGAGTTTGAGTCAGTAACTGGTCGCTTAAGAGAGGTCAGAGTGATAAGTAGACCCACAGCTGATGGTAGAAGCTCTGTCACTTTTAGAAACTTCGTTATAGAAATGCCGTTCTCTAAGACGGTTAATCTAAACATTGGAGCACTGTTGGCTGTGGAAACGATTAAGGAGGGAAATTATCTCATCCTTGAAGTTGCAGACTACGTTCCTGTACATTATGGGATGATAAACTTAGACGGTACAATACCGAAGGAGATAAGAGATCAAGTTATGGAAGAAGTGTCTAAGAGCTGGCACGATGGGACAAGCCCTGAGACGTGGATAGACGTGTTTGCGTATCCGATAGGTTACTTACTGACTCCCTCAGGATTTAAGAAAGGATATCTACCTCCTCTTCCAGGCTCAACTGTACGGATCATGAGCAAGGAATCTTTCAGAGAGTTCGTTTGTGCTAAGAATGGAGTAGATATAGGTAATGTGATAGGCCAGGATGTCCACCTAACGATAGATTTATCTAAGGCTCTGATATATCACATAGGAGTCTTTGCCTTCACTGGATCAGGCAAATCTAATTTAACCTCGGTGTTAGTGAGAAGGATATTGAATAACACTAACGCTAAGGTTGTTATTTTCGATATTTCAATGGAATACTCGGTTCTACTCATGGATCAATTATTAAAGCATAAGTCGGAGATACTAACTACAGAGAGATACTCTAACAATGCACTAGACTTCTCTAGGAAATTTATTCGTACGCACGTTATACCAGAGGAATTGGAAGGTGAAATAGATAGAATAAAGAAGTCTGCAGAAGAGTTATTCATTACAGGAAAGGTAAAGACACTTTACATTCCACCGGCAGAGCAAACTAATCTAACTTACGGCACGTTACTAGAGCTACTGAAAGGGCAGATTAATGATAAATATACTGCGTTTGCGCAAAAACCCTTGTTTAGCGTCATGCTTAAGAAGTTAGACATCCTCATGAGGGAAAATAAGATATCCAAAGACTCTTCGATAGACGATTCGCTTATCCCTCTATTGGACGAGATAGAGGAGGAGGGCAAAAAAGCCGGTTTAAAGGACAGCTCATCTATTTTCTCTTTCATATCGTCATTGAGATCATATTTGAATCTAGAGGAAATTGAAGGAGATGAGTATGACATAGAGAAGTTAGCTATAGATATCCTCGACAAAGAGGAGTCGTCTCCAAGGTTATTTATCTTTGAGCTTCATAACTTAGAGGAAGCTAGAGAGGTAGTGGCCTCGTTACTGGAAGAGGTGATGAGTAGAAGAAAGAGATGGTTCAGCAGCTCTCCGATCCTATTCGTCCTCGACGAGGCTCAAGAGTTTATACCATTTGACACTAGACAAAGAGACAAGAGTGAGCTCTCTAGTGCAGCTGTAGAAAAATTGCTTAGGCATGGGAGAAAATATCATCTTCACGCCCTGATCAGCACACAAAGGCTCGCTTATCTAAACACTAACGTCCTACAGCAGCTACATACCTATTTTATTAGTGTATTACCTAGACCCTATGATAGGCAATTAATATCTGAGACTTTTGGGATAAATGACACATTATTAGAAAGAACTCTGGACCTAGAGGTAGGTCAATGGTTACTAGTTAGTTTCAAGGCTTCTCTTCCACATGATGTTCCAGTTTTCTTTAGCGCTCCAAACAATCTGAATGAGGTGAAGGAGGCATTTGAGAAGAGCGGACAAGGAGATACTTTCGGCTCTAAGTAG
- a CDS encoding protein-L-isoaspartate O-methyltransferase family protein produces MRRADKEILSALSSEDLKHAYLKVNREEFIPEKYVSLAYDPDYIDKPIPINDKVNTTALSLGLKMLDYLYLKGGDKVLEVGTGCGYYTAIIAEVVGYENVTTIEVDPWMANYAQNRLQKYRINVEVGDGTLGMSQKAPFNKAIFWAALPTLPCYVYQQMIDKGIILAPIGTQKGQNLYRITKGSPPKIEKLDSVIFMRAQGLCGFYD; encoded by the coding sequence TTGAGAAGAGCGGACAAGGAGATACTTTCGGCTCTAAGTAGCGAGGACCTGAAACACGCTTATTTGAAAGTAAATAGGGAGGAGTTCATTCCTGAGAAATACGTTAGCCTGGCTTACGATCCTGATTATATTGATAAACCAATTCCAATAAATGACAAGGTGAACACAACAGCGTTAAGTCTTGGCTTAAAGATGTTGGATTACCTATACCTGAAAGGTGGAGATAAAGTGCTCGAGGTGGGCACAGGTTGTGGCTATTATACAGCGATAATAGCTGAAGTAGTAGGTTACGAGAACGTGACTACAATCGAGGTGGATCCTTGGATGGCTAATTATGCTCAAAATAGATTACAAAAATATAGAATAAATGTAGAGGTAGGAGATGGAACTCTCGGGATGAGCCAAAAGGCACCATTTAATAAGGCGATATTCTGGGCAGCTTTGCCTACTCTTCCTTGTTACGTTTATCAACAGATGATAGATAAAGGGATAATCTTAGCTCCCATAGGAACTCAGAAGGGTCAGAACTTATATCGTATAACCAAGGGTTCCCCTCCAAAAATAGAGAAGCTAGACAGTGTGATCTTTATGAGAGCGCAAGGTCTTTGCGGTTTTTATGATTAA
- the lysS gene encoding lysine--tRNA ligase: protein MKWDERRLQILKELQTLGINPYPQKYEITHTITQLRKISNQRTDKPKEPFLFGVKTAGRVANLRRHGKASFIDIFDDGERLQLYLRVNELGTEYEKFFKVIDRGDIIGVEGDLFFTAKGELTLLVRSFQLLAKSLIEPPDWSQMSPEFRYSHRYVDFLYNDKARSAMELRFKIIREIRSFLAEQGFIEVETPILQPVYGGALAKPFKSHVNYLDEDWYLRISLELYLKRFIVGGFDKVFEIGKVFRNEDIDVTHNPEFTLMELYWAYADYNDIMDLTRRLFSHLAEKVLSSTKLQYKVGENTVEIDLSNFRKISLYDSLSEALGKNVETISDDELKHLMETNGLTPRGSLYLRGLMIEKLFDKLVTPNIIQPTFVTDYPIETTPLCKPHRSKPGLVERFELYIAGVEFANAYTELNDPVLQDKLFKEEQDMMKRGDQEAHPYDKDFINALSYGMPPTGGLGIGIDRVVMLFTNNQSIKEVIPFPMISSKLIEE from the coding sequence ATGAAGTGGGACGAAAGGAGACTTCAAATTTTGAAAGAGTTACAAACTCTTGGAATAAACCCATATCCTCAAAAGTATGAGATAACTCATACTATAACCCAGTTAAGAAAAATAAGTAATCAAAGGACTGATAAGCCTAAAGAACCTTTCTTATTTGGTGTAAAGACTGCTGGAAGGGTTGCAAACCTAAGAAGGCATGGCAAAGCCTCATTTATTGATATATTTGACGACGGTGAAAGGCTTCAACTGTATTTGAGAGTTAACGAGTTGGGAACTGAATATGAGAAGTTCTTTAAGGTCATTGATAGAGGGGATATTATAGGAGTGGAAGGAGATCTTTTCTTCACTGCAAAGGGAGAACTAACCCTTCTGGTGAGGAGTTTCCAACTATTAGCTAAGTCGTTAATAGAACCTCCAGATTGGAGTCAAATGAGTCCAGAATTCAGATATTCTCATAGATATGTAGATTTCCTTTACAACGATAAAGCCAGGAGTGCAATGGAGTTAAGGTTCAAGATAATCAGGGAGATAAGATCGTTTTTAGCAGAACAGGGGTTCATTGAGGTTGAAACTCCCATACTTCAACCTGTTTATGGAGGAGCGCTGGCAAAACCCTTTAAATCTCATGTAAACTACCTTGACGAAGACTGGTACTTACGTATTTCCCTCGAACTCTACCTTAAGAGATTCATAGTGGGGGGGTTTGACAAGGTATTTGAAATAGGGAAAGTGTTCCGCAACGAAGACATAGACGTAACTCATAACCCGGAGTTCACCTTAATGGAACTCTATTGGGCTTACGCGGACTATAATGATATCATGGATCTAACTAGGAGGCTCTTCTCTCATTTAGCTGAAAAAGTCTTATCCTCAACTAAGTTACAATATAAGGTTGGCGAAAACACAGTAGAAATTGACCTATCTAACTTCAGAAAGATTTCGCTATATGATTCCTTGTCCGAAGCCTTAGGTAAAAACGTAGAGACGATTTCGGATGATGAGTTGAAACATTTGATGGAAACTAACGGGCTCACACCAAGAGGATCGCTCTACCTAAGAGGCCTAATGATAGAGAAGTTATTCGATAAACTAGTCACACCAAACATTATACAGCCGACTTTCGTAACGGATTATCCGATAGAGACAACACCACTTTGTAAACCTCACAGAAGTAAGCCAGGACTTGTAGAGAGATTTGAACTTTATATAGCAGGAGTGGAATTTGCAAACGCGTACACGGAGCTTAACGATCCTGTTCTCCAGGACAAACTGTTTAAAGAGGAGCAAGACATGATGAAGAGGGGAGATCAAGAGGCTCACCCCTACGATAAGGACTTCATTAATGCGTTAAGTTATGGGATGCCACCGACCGGCGGTTTAGGCATAGGCATAGATAGAGTTGTCATGCTGTTCACGAACAACCAGAGCATTAAGGAAGTAATACCCTTCCCAATGATAAGCTCCAAACTTATTGAGGAATAA
- a CDS encoding site-2 protease family protein, giving the protein MISTTVFFIGLLLFWGVIIGLRNLLKRRGFTVYPFLLLWRKATRSEWFPKVAKSKSFRIFENLSVILAIISMIGGVYLIVSAISDILVPTKVSSVKLEPIIPGVTIGLDQAPYILLSIGISVMVHEIMHAIASTSNKIPVKGGGFILLAFFPGAFVEPDEESFLNSPTSTKLKIISAGIAINLILAGLFFPLAAYLPQTLSQGILIEGVVPNSAAYNASIHPGDVIESVNGIKVTDPSQLRNVLEQSTNYRLTLVTPSGFKTINLSSSTHFLGVYISYYFPAYIYPILSFFLWMFIVNFSLALLNGAPLIITDGGKLFTELMKKIKINERFSMIIQAIIVLLLVIAVTSSFIPQ; this is encoded by the coding sequence ATGATATCAACTACTGTGTTTTTTATAGGTCTACTATTGTTCTGGGGAGTTATCATAGGACTTAGAAATCTCCTAAAAAGAAGGGGATTTACCGTTTACCCATTTCTACTCCTCTGGAGGAAAGCAACCAGAAGTGAGTGGTTTCCCAAAGTAGCTAAATCAAAGTCATTTAGGATATTTGAGAATCTCTCAGTCATACTTGCAATAATATCTATGATAGGCGGTGTTTATCTTATAGTTTCTGCGATCTCAGATATACTCGTCCCTACGAAGGTCTCATCTGTTAAATTGGAACCTATCATACCTGGTGTAACTATAGGCCTCGATCAAGCTCCCTATATCCTTCTTAGCATTGGTATCTCAGTCATGGTTCACGAAATCATGCATGCTATAGCTTCAACCTCTAATAAAATTCCCGTAAAGGGGGGAGGCTTCATCTTGCTAGCCTTCTTTCCAGGAGCCTTTGTTGAGCCTGATGAAGAATCATTCTTGAATTCTCCTACTTCAACCAAGTTAAAGATAATTTCTGCAGGTATAGCAATTAATCTGATCTTAGCTGGCCTCTTCTTTCCGTTGGCCGCATACCTGCCCCAAACCCTCTCACAAGGTATTCTTATTGAAGGAGTAGTCCCTAATTCAGCAGCTTATAACGCCTCAATCCATCCTGGAGATGTGATTGAAAGTGTTAACGGAATTAAGGTAACCGATCCATCCCAACTAAGGAACGTATTAGAGCAAAGCACTAATTACAGATTAACCCTGGTTACACCATCAGGTTTCAAGACGATCAACCTATCATCTTCCACTCACTTCCTAGGGGTCTACATCTCTTACTACTTCCCAGCCTACATCTATCCTATTCTTAGCTTCTTCCTTTGGATGTTTATTGTGAACTTTAGCTTAGCGCTTCTTAATGGAGCGCCTTTAATCATAACTGATGGAGGGAAATTATTCACAGAGCTTATGAAAAAGATTAAAATTAACGAAAGGTTTTCAATGATAATTCAGGCTATAATCGTTCTACTCTTAGTTATAGCAGTGACGTCATCCTTTATTCCTCAATAA
- a CDS encoding nucleotidyltransferase domain-containing protein, translating to MQVTYESIRWENLKKLRETALDILNKLEQGSMKGYVYGSVARGDVKPNSDVDVIVPSPNIIWLDLIDADHKFIIQATPNSTPKAYIALDSEERKVISFPLAELKPSEEEFYRFGGIIDKNQLIKGIRIPGINKDLELIIPNEVGHEAIPLEGNEDLAVKLTGVSITTILQRERLLNRRKEKGRTGTFLSYVLRPEESIQSAVRDLFKENKFFRRKIDRLGNKR from the coding sequence GTGCAGGTAACTTATGAATCGATCCGTTGGGAAAATTTAAAGAAGCTAAGAGAAACCGCGTTAGATATTCTAAATAAACTAGAGCAAGGATCAATGAAAGGATATGTGTATGGATCGGTAGCTAGAGGAGATGTAAAACCAAACAGTGACGTTGACGTGATAGTCCCCTCACCTAATATAATTTGGTTAGATCTTATTGATGCAGATCACAAGTTCATCATACAAGCCACACCTAATTCAACGCCTAAGGCATATATTGCGCTGGATAGTGAGGAGCGTAAAGTGATTTCGTTCCCTTTAGCAGAACTTAAACCCAGTGAAGAGGAATTTTATAGATTTGGGGGAATTATAGATAAGAACCAATTGATTAAGGGAATTAGAATACCAGGTATTAATAAAGACCTTGAGCTCATTATTCCTAATGAAGTTGGGCACGAAGCAATACCTTTAGAGGGAAATGAAGATTTGGCAGTAAAGTTGACTGGAGTCTCTATTACTACTATTCTTCAAAGGGAAAGGCTCCTGAATAGGCGAAAGGAAAAAGGTAGAACAGGAACGTTCTTATCTTACGTCTTAAGACCTGAAGAGAGCATACAAAGCGCAGTAAGGGATTTGTTTAAGGAAAACAAGTTCTTCAGGAGGAAAATTGATAGACTCGGTAATAAAAGGTAA
- a CDS encoding DUF1122 family protein: MIDSVIKGKRLKAIEVSRTHISELVSFKLVLNDKVVGKCHHFSGREYYPPWLELDYDPWPRKEGLELELFAYLFTFLPSNSRFFVTYYKDEETLNLIMKGLSAADTPIGRSLLSAGFSWLKTWYFPEGGNEGGVKIQANKVIDNELRRRQLQEILVEVKTDETKSLIADLLAQGKP; this comes from the coding sequence TTGATAGACTCGGTAATAAAAGGTAAGAGACTCAAAGCTATTGAAGTCTCCCGTACACACATAAGTGAGCTAGTCTCATTCAAGCTTGTATTGAATGACAAGGTTGTAGGAAAGTGTCATCACTTTTCAGGAAGGGAGTACTATCCTCCATGGCTTGAGCTAGACTATGATCCTTGGCCTAGAAAGGAAGGGTTGGAATTAGAGTTATTCGCGTATCTATTTACCTTTTTACCATCAAATAGCCGCTTCTTTGTCACATACTATAAGGATGAGGAGACGTTAAACCTAATTATGAAAGGTCTTTCAGCAGCGGATACACCAATTGGTAGATCGTTACTGAGTGCTGGATTTAGTTGGCTAAAGACTTGGTATTTCCCAGAGGGGGGAAATGAGGGAGGAGTGAAAATTCAGGCAAATAAGGTAATAGATAACGAGTTGAGGAGAAGACAGCTCCAGGAGATATTAGTAGAAGTTAAAACCGATGAAACTAAGAGTCTAATAGCTGATTTGCTTGCTCAAGGGAAACCCTGA